Proteins encoded by one window of Hafnia alvei:
- the mlaD gene encoding outer membrane lipid asymmetry maintenance protein MlaD, which translates to MQTKKSEIWVGVFMLIALCAVVFLCLQVANVKSLGNEPTYRIYATFDNIGGLKARSPIKIGGVVIGRVADITLDPKTYLPRVAMDIDEQYNQIPDTSSLAIRTSGLLGEQFLALNVGFEDPEMGTSILKDGGTIQDTKSAMVLEDLIGQFLYKSGNDDANKKDSASGDASAPAEAPAAH; encoded by the coding sequence ATGCAAACGAAAAAAAGTGAAATTTGGGTTGGCGTATTCATGCTTATCGCGCTGTGTGCGGTAGTATTCCTGTGCTTGCAGGTTGCAAACGTTAAATCGCTGGGCAATGAGCCAACCTATCGTATCTATGCGACATTCGATAACATCGGTGGTTTGAAAGCACGTTCGCCAATCAAAATCGGCGGCGTTGTGATTGGACGCGTTGCGGATATTACCTTAGATCCTAAAACGTATCTGCCTCGCGTCGCGATGGATATCGACGAGCAGTATAACCAGATCCCAGATACCAGCTCATTGGCTATTCGCACGTCAGGGCTGCTGGGTGAGCAATTCCTCGCATTAAACGTGGGCTTTGAAGATCCTGAAATGGGAACGTCTATCCTTAAAGATGGCGGCACCATTCAAGACACCAAATCGGCGATGGTATTGGAAGATTTGATTGGCCAGTTCTTATATAAGAGCGGCAACGATGACGCCAACAAGAAAGACAGCGCTTCGGGCGACGCATCTGCGCCTGCTGAAGCTCCGGCAGCACATTAA
- the mlaE gene encoding lipid asymmetry maintenance ABC transporter permease subunit MlaE — protein sequence MLLNALASFGRRGINVCASFGRAGLMMFNALIGKPEFAKQWPLLRKQLYSVGVQSLLIIVVSGLFIGMVLGLQGYLILTTYSAEASLGMMVALSLLRELGPVVTALLFAGRAGSAVTAEIGLMKATEQISSMEMMAVDPLRRIVAPRFWAGLISMPLLTAIFVAVGIWGGSVVGVDWKSIDSGFFWSAMQGSVDFHTDLVNCMIKSVVFAITIMWIALFNGYDAIPTSEGISRATTRTVVHSSLAVLGLDFVLTALMFGN from the coding sequence ATGCTGTTAAATGCGTTGGCGTCGTTTGGACGCCGAGGAATCAACGTCTGTGCTTCATTTGGGCGCGCAGGCTTGATGATGTTTAATGCCTTGATAGGTAAACCAGAATTTGCCAAACAATGGCCGCTGCTGCGTAAACAGCTGTATAGCGTTGGCGTGCAGTCTCTTCTGATCATCGTGGTTTCTGGTTTGTTTATCGGCATGGTGCTCGGTTTACAGGGCTATCTGATTTTAACCACCTACAGCGCTGAGGCGAGTCTTGGCATGATGGTGGCGTTGTCGCTGCTGCGTGAACTGGGCCCGGTTGTCACCGCGTTGCTGTTTGCGGGCCGAGCCGGTTCTGCGGTGACGGCTGAAATTGGTCTGATGAAAGCCACAGAACAGATCTCCAGCATGGAGATGATGGCCGTCGATCCGCTACGCCGCATCGTGGCGCCACGCTTTTGGGCTGGCCTTATCAGTATGCCTTTGTTGACGGCGATCTTTGTCGCTGTGGGTATCTGGGGCGGATCTGTAGTGGGCGTCGATTGGAAAAGCATTGATAGCGGTTTCTTCTGGTCAGCGATGCAGGGCTCGGTCGATTTCCATACGGATTTAGTCAACTGCATGATTAAGAGCGTGGTGTTTGCCATTACAATCATGTGGATTGCCTTGTTCAACGGATATGATGCGATACCCACTTCTGAAGGGATTAGTCGCGCGACCACGCGCACCGTCGTGCATTCGTCACTGGCGGTCTTGGGATTAGATTTTGTGCTGACAGCACTGATGTTTGGGAACTGA
- the mlaF gene encoding phospholipid ABC transporter ATP-binding protein MlaF, protein MNQQATNLVEINGMSFSRGNRQIFTDITMTVPKGKITAIMGPSGIGKTTLLRLIGGQIRPDKGEIWFDGQNIPSLSRHKLFEARKKMSMLFQSGALFTDLTVFDNVAFPLREHTQLPESLIRTTVLMKLEAVGLRGAGGLMPSELSGGMARRAALARAIALDPEMILFDEPFVGQDPITMGVLVKLIDELNHSLGITCVVVSHDVPEVLSIADYAYIVADQRVVAQGGSAELSGNSDPRVRQFLDGIADGPVPFRYPAGDYRSALLGLAPLGSGSK, encoded by the coding sequence ATGAATCAACAGGCAACAAATTTGGTGGAAATCAACGGCATGAGTTTTAGCCGTGGTAACCGGCAAATTTTTACCGATATTACGATGACCGTCCCGAAAGGAAAAATCACTGCCATCATGGGGCCTTCGGGGATCGGTAAAACCACGCTACTGCGTTTGATTGGCGGGCAGATCCGCCCAGATAAAGGTGAAATTTGGTTCGATGGGCAAAATATCCCATCGCTTTCGCGTCATAAGCTGTTTGAAGCTCGCAAAAAAATGAGCATGCTATTTCAATCTGGCGCGTTGTTTACCGATCTGACCGTATTCGATAACGTGGCGTTTCCGCTGCGTGAACATACCCAACTGCCAGAATCGTTAATCCGCACGACGGTATTGATGAAATTAGAGGCGGTAGGGCTGCGTGGTGCCGGCGGTTTAATGCCGTCAGAGCTTTCTGGTGGGATGGCGCGGCGCGCGGCGTTGGCACGTGCCATCGCACTTGATCCTGAAATGATTTTGTTTGATGAGCCATTTGTTGGGCAAGATCCAATAACAATGGGCGTTTTGGTCAAATTGATTGATGAGCTAAATCACTCGCTGGGTATTACCTGCGTGGTGGTGTCGCACGACGTGCCTGAGGTATTGAGTATTGCGGATTACGCTTATATTGTGGCGGATCAGCGCGTAGTTGCGCAGGGCGGTTCAGCGGAGCTCAGCGGCAATAGCGATCCGCGAGTCCGACAGTTCCTTGACGGCATCGCGGACGGACCCGTGCCATTCCGCTATCCGGCTGGCGATTATCGTTCCGCGCTGCTTGGATTAGCCCCATTAGGATCAGGGAGTAAGTGA
- a CDS encoding calcium/sodium antiporter: MLLATLLLIVGLILLVYGADRLVYGAAAIARSFGVPPMIIGMTIVGIGTSLPELTVSLTAVMNNQINTAVGTVIGSNIANILLILGSAAILRPLSVRSDILRRELPLMLGVTILCGFVLYDNQLTRVDGVILILAFAAFMWLMLKMARLAMRDGNDPLTDEQMAELPKDTSNTVALLWIALGLIILPLSAKIIVDNSTVIARYFGVSELVIGLTIIAIGTSLPELATSIAGAIKGEHDIVLGNIIGSNIFNILIVLGVPALISQGDTQFDPSAFSRDYWVMLGVSVVLTALCIRRKHKIGRTAGALLLCGFAAYVVMLFIHQPMGMD, encoded by the coding sequence ATGCTGCTCGCCACCCTATTGTTGATCGTTGGTTTAATACTATTAGTTTATGGCGCAGACCGCTTAGTTTACGGTGCCGCAGCTATAGCACGCTCATTCGGCGTCCCGCCGATGATTATTGGGATGACCATCGTGGGGATAGGCACATCCCTGCCCGAGCTGACGGTTTCCCTCACCGCGGTAATGAATAATCAAATAAACACCGCTGTCGGTACAGTCATTGGCTCAAACATCGCGAATATCTTACTTATTTTAGGCAGCGCCGCGATATTACGCCCACTTTCAGTTCGGTCTGATATTCTCAGGCGCGAACTGCCGTTAATGTTAGGCGTCACAATTTTGTGCGGGTTTGTCCTTTATGACAATCAGCTAACGCGCGTAGACGGCGTTATTTTGATTCTCGCCTTTGCGGCTTTTATGTGGCTGATGTTAAAGATGGCACGGCTGGCGATGCGCGACGGTAACGATCCGCTCACCGACGAGCAAATGGCAGAACTTCCCAAGGATACCAGCAATACCGTGGCTTTATTATGGATTGCTTTGGGGCTGATTATTTTGCCGCTGTCGGCCAAGATAATCGTTGATAACTCAACGGTAATCGCCCGTTATTTCGGCGTCAGTGAATTGGTGATTGGCCTAACCATTATTGCCATTGGCACTAGCCTGCCAGAATTGGCAACGTCCATCGCAGGAGCGATAAAAGGTGAGCACGATATCGTGTTGGGTAATATTATTGGCTCCAATATTTTCAATATTTTGATTGTACTTGGTGTTCCAGCCCTCATATCACAAGGGGATACCCAATTTGATCCCAGCGCCTTTAGCCGCGACTACTGGGTCATGCTTGGCGTGAGCGTGGTGCTGACTGCCCTGTGTATCAGGCGAAAACACAAAATTGGACGAACGGCCGGAGCGCTACTGCTTTGCGGATTTGCAGCCTACGTGGTGATGCTATTCATACATCAGCCGATGGGTATGGATTAA
- the kdsD gene encoding arabinose-5-phosphate isomerase KdsD has translation MSHLDLQPGFDFQHVGKQVLQTEREGLAQLDQYINQDFTHACEAILSCIGKVVVMGMGKSGHIGRKIAATLASTGTPAFFVHPGEASHGDLGMVTSHDIVLAISNSGESHEIQALIPVLKRQKVKLICMTNNPESSMGKASDIHLCVKVPQEACPLGLAPTTSTTATLVMGDALAVALLQARGFTAEDFALSHPGGALGRKLLLRVSDIMHTGSELPHVSRDASLRDALLEITRKNLGLTVICDDLMKIEGIFTDGDLRRIFDLGVDLNNAKIADVMTSGGIRIRPNALAVDALNLMQARHITSLLVADGDQLIGVVHMHDMLRAGVV, from the coding sequence ATGTCACATTTGGATTTACAGCCGGGATTTGATTTCCAGCATGTGGGAAAGCAGGTTCTTCAGACTGAACGCGAAGGGCTGGCACAGCTAGATCAATATATTAATCAGGACTTCACCCACGCCTGCGAGGCGATTCTTTCCTGCATAGGAAAAGTTGTCGTGATGGGCATGGGCAAATCCGGTCATATTGGCCGCAAAATTGCCGCTACGCTTGCCAGTACAGGAACCCCCGCGTTCTTTGTACATCCTGGCGAAGCTAGCCACGGCGATCTCGGCATGGTCACCTCCCATGATATCGTGCTGGCGATTTCAAACTCTGGCGAATCTCACGAGATCCAGGCGCTGATTCCAGTTCTAAAACGCCAAAAAGTTAAGCTTATCTGCATGACCAATAATCCAGAAAGTTCAATGGGTAAAGCTTCAGATATCCATTTGTGCGTTAAAGTCCCACAGGAAGCCTGTCCGTTAGGATTAGCCCCAACCACCAGCACGACCGCAACGCTGGTGATGGGCGATGCGCTGGCCGTTGCTCTGCTACAGGCGCGCGGTTTCACCGCTGAGGATTTTGCACTTTCGCACCCTGGCGGCGCATTGGGCCGTAAATTGTTGCTGCGCGTCAGCGACATCATGCACACCGGTAGCGAATTACCACACGTCAGCCGCGATGCTTCACTGCGCGACGCACTGTTAGAGATTACGCGTAAAAACCTTGGGTTAACCGTTATCTGTGATGATTTGATGAAAATCGAAGGGATTTTCACCGATGGTGACCTGCGCCGGATTTTTGATTTGGGTGTTGATTTAAACAATGCGAAAATTGCCGACGTGATGACATCTGGCGGGATTCGTATTCGTCCAAATGCCTTAGCGGTCGATGCATTAAACTTGATGCAGGCTCGTCATATCACGTCGTTGTTGGTTGCCGACGGCGATCAACTGATCGGCGTCGTTCATATGCATGATATGCTGCGCGCTGGCGTGGTTTAA
- the kdsC gene encoding 3-deoxy-manno-octulosonate-8-phosphatase KdsC produces MSEQGMNIATCYGPVARKIMDSAADIRLVICDVDGVLSDGLIYMGNNGEELKAFNVRDGYGIRCLITEGIHVAIITGRQSKLVADRAATLGIEHLYQGQSDKLIAFEKILSDLNLQPNQVAYIGDDLIDWPVMAKVGLSVAVADAHPILLQRAQYVTRIVGGRGAVRELCDLILQSQGKLDEAKGLSI; encoded by the coding sequence ATGAGTGAACAAGGTATGAATATCGCTACCTGTTACGGCCCGGTTGCCCGTAAAATCATGGACAGCGCAGCAGATATTCGTCTCGTTATCTGCGACGTAGACGGTGTGCTATCTGATGGTCTGATTTACATGGGCAACAATGGCGAAGAGCTAAAAGCGTTTAACGTTCGCGATGGCTATGGTATCCGCTGTCTCATTACCGAAGGCATTCATGTGGCGATCATTACCGGTCGCCAATCCAAATTAGTCGCCGACCGCGCGGCTACATTGGGAATTGAGCACCTATATCAAGGGCAATCTGATAAACTGATTGCCTTTGAAAAAATTCTCTCCGATCTGAATTTGCAGCCAAATCAGGTTGCGTATATTGGTGATGATTTGATCGACTGGCCAGTCATGGCCAAAGTAGGACTTTCTGTTGCTGTAGCAGACGCGCACCCTATTTTATTGCAGCGCGCTCAATATGTTACCCGCATTGTAGGCGGGCGCGGTGCTGTTCGTGAGTTATGCGACCTTATCCTACAGTCACAGGGCAAACTGGATGAGGCCAAAGGGCTATCAATATGA
- the lptC gene encoding LPS export ABC transporter periplasmic protein LptC: MSKTKRWVILLLTVIALALIGWNLTENDSDSVLTPTNNQEPTYRSQHTLTVVYDPTGKLSYKLVAEDVQHFTEDKTSWFTHPVLTTYDQDIQPTWSIRADKAKLTDDRMLYLYGNVEVNSLTTTSQLERITTDNAQVNLVTQDVSSDDEVTLYGSNFTSHGLKMRGNMREKSARLIDKVKTYYEIQNKQQNP; the protein is encoded by the coding sequence ATGAGTAAAACCAAACGCTGGGTCATCCTGCTATTAACGGTTATTGCATTGGCGCTGATTGGATGGAATCTCACCGAAAATGATTCCGATTCCGTGCTGACCCCCACGAATAATCAGGAACCGACCTACCGCAGCCAGCATACCCTGACCGTGGTCTATGACCCGACGGGTAAACTAAGCTATAAGCTGGTAGCAGAAGATGTTCAGCATTTCACCGAGGATAAAACCAGTTGGTTTACCCATCCGGTGCTAACGACTTACGATCAGGACATTCAACCGACCTGGTCTATTCGCGCTGATAAAGCAAAACTTACCGATGACCGTATGCTTTATTTATACGGCAACGTTGAAGTAAACAGTTTGACGACGACCTCGCAATTGGAAAGGATTACCACCGATAATGCGCAGGTAAATCTAGTGACTCAGGACGTCAGCTCTGATGATGAAGTCACTCTTTATGGGTCAAACTTCACCTCCCATGGTCTGAAGATGCGCGGGAACATGCGGGAAAAATCCGCAAGGCTGATTGACAAGGTAAAAACCTATTATGAAATTCAAAACAAACAACAAAATCCTTAG
- the lptA gene encoding lipopolysaccharide ABC transporter substrate-binding protein LptA, producing the protein MKFKTNNKILSLIIAGSLIAASAPVLALTGDTEQPIHIDSAQQSLDMQGNTVTFTGDVVVTQGTIKINADKVVVIRPNGAQGKEVVEGYGNPVTFYQMQDNGKPVSGHGQKLRYELDKDFVILTGDAFLKQVDSSIKGDKITYLVKQQQMEAFSDKGKRVTTVLIPSQLQDKGGKAAPAAAPAKSQPQSKPAAPQGKSPFSQSSQTKSN; encoded by the coding sequence ATGAAATTCAAAACAAACAACAAAATCCTTAGCCTTATCATTGCCGGTTCATTGATCGCAGCCAGCGCCCCTGTGCTGGCGCTGACCGGGGATACCGAGCAACCGATTCATATTGACTCGGCTCAGCAGTCTTTGGATATGCAAGGCAACACCGTGACGTTTACCGGTGATGTGGTCGTGACCCAAGGCACTATCAAAATCAACGCCGATAAAGTTGTGGTGATCCGTCCTAACGGTGCTCAAGGCAAAGAAGTCGTTGAAGGTTACGGTAATCCCGTCACTTTCTATCAGATGCAAGACAACGGCAAACCGGTTAGCGGTCATGGACAGAAACTGCGTTATGAACTGGATAAAGACTTTGTCATCCTGACCGGCGACGCTTTCCTGAAACAGGTTGATAGCAGCATCAAAGGCGACAAAATCACCTATCTGGTCAAACAGCAGCAGATGGAAGCCTTTAGCGATAAAGGCAAGCGCGTAACCACGGTACTGATCCCATCCCAGTTGCAAGATAAGGGCGGCAAAGCGGCTCCGGCGGCAGCGCCAGCTAAATCACAACCGCAGAGCAAGCCTGCCGCACCGCAGGGTAAATCTCCGTTTAGTCAGTCCTCACAGACCAAGAGTAACTAA
- the lptB gene encoding LPS export ABC transporter ATP-binding protein, producing MATLIAENLAKAYKGRRVVENVSLTVNSGEIVGLLGPNGAGKTTTFYMVVGIVPRDAGRIEIDDEDISLLPLHARARRGIGYLPQEASIFRRLSVYNNLMAVLEIREDLTKEQRADRADELMEEFHIAHLRDNLGQSLSGGERRRVEIARALAANPKFILLDEPFAGVDPISVIDIKKIIEHLRDRGLGVLITDHNVRETLDVCERAYIVNQGNLIAHGTPSEILADEQVKRVYLGEEFRL from the coding sequence ATGGCAACTTTAATTGCTGAAAATCTGGCCAAGGCCTACAAAGGCCGCCGTGTGGTTGAAAACGTTAGCCTCACCGTTAACTCAGGCGAAATCGTAGGGCTGCTAGGGCCTAACGGCGCGGGTAAAACCACCACCTTTTATATGGTTGTTGGTATTGTGCCACGTGATGCGGGTCGCATTGAGATTGACGATGAAGACATCAGCCTGCTGCCGTTGCACGCACGTGCTCGTCGTGGGATCGGCTACCTGCCGCAAGAAGCCTCTATCTTTCGCCGCCTGAGTGTGTATAACAACCTTATGGCCGTGTTAGAGATTCGCGAAGATTTAACCAAAGAGCAGCGTGCCGATCGTGCCGATGAGCTTATGGAAGAGTTCCACATCGCTCATCTGCGTGACAATCTCGGACAATCGCTGTCTGGTGGTGAACGCCGTCGCGTTGAAATTGCACGTGCATTAGCCGCAAATCCTAAGTTCATCCTGTTAGATGAACCTTTTGCGGGCGTTGACCCAATCTCTGTTATTGATATTAAAAAAATTATCGAACACCTGCGCGACCGCGGTTTGGGCGTATTGATTACTGACCATAACGTGCGTGAAACGCTAGACGTTTGTGAACGTGCTTATATCGTGAACCAGGGCAACCTAATTGCTCATGGTACGCCATCTGAAATCTTGGCCGATGAGCAGGTTAAACGCGTCTATCTGGGTGAAGAATTCCGTCTGTAA
- the rpoN gene encoding RNA polymerase factor sigma-54, with amino-acid sequence MKQGLQLRLSQQLAMTPQLQQAIRLLQLSTLELQQEIQQALESNPLLEQDDTHDEIETSTEEVNEELDTREQLEQPDMPEELPLDATWDEIYTAGTPSGTGTDYSDDELPIYQGETTQTLQDYLMWQVELTPFSDTDLAIATAIVDAVDDTGYLTSSLDDILESMGDEHVMMDEVEAVLKRVQRFDPVGVAARDLRDCLLVQLSQFTDGTPFLIEARLIVDKHLDLLANHDFRNLMRSTKLKEDVLKAAMQLIQTLDPRPGLSINTGESDYVIPDVLVHKHQGRWAVELNQDSVPRLKINQHYVSLGAQTRSDSDTQFIRSNLQEAKWLIKSLESRNETLLKVSRCIVEQQQAFFDNGAEFMKPMVLADIAQQVEMHESTISRVTTQKFLHSPRGIFELKYFFSSHVSTEDGGEASSTAIRALVKKLVAAENPAKPLSDSKLATLLADQGIMVARRTVAKYRESLSIPPSNQRKQLV; translated from the coding sequence ATGAAGCAAGGTTTGCAACTCAGGCTGAGTCAGCAGTTAGCGATGACTCCACAGCTGCAGCAGGCAATTCGCCTGTTGCAATTATCAACGCTAGAGCTTCAGCAAGAGATTCAACAAGCATTAGAAAGCAACCCGCTGCTTGAACAAGATGACACTCACGATGAAATCGAAACTTCAACGGAAGAAGTCAACGAAGAGCTGGATACCCGCGAACAGCTAGAGCAGCCGGATATGCCGGAAGAACTTCCTCTCGATGCCACATGGGACGAAATCTATACGGCTGGCACCCCATCAGGTACAGGAACCGACTACAGCGACGACGAGCTACCGATCTATCAGGGTGAGACCACCCAGACCCTGCAAGACTATCTGATGTGGCAAGTTGAACTCACCCCATTTAGTGATACCGATTTGGCTATTGCCACCGCCATCGTGGATGCCGTGGATGATACCGGCTACCTCACCTCCTCTCTCGACGATATTTTAGAGAGCATGGGCGATGAACACGTCATGATGGATGAAGTCGAAGCAGTACTTAAACGCGTACAGCGTTTCGACCCCGTCGGCGTTGCCGCCCGCGATCTGCGTGATTGCCTGCTGGTTCAGCTCTCACAGTTTACCGATGGAACGCCTTTCCTTATCGAAGCACGCCTCATTGTTGATAAGCATTTAGATCTCTTAGCGAATCACGATTTCCGTAATCTGATGCGTTCGACTAAGCTAAAAGAAGATGTCCTCAAAGCGGCGATGCAGCTGATCCAAACGCTCGATCCGCGCCCAGGGCTTTCTATCAATACCGGCGAATCCGACTACGTTATCCCAGACGTTTTGGTACACAAACATCAAGGACGCTGGGCAGTTGAATTAAATCAGGACAGCGTTCCACGCCTTAAAATTAATCAGCACTACGTCTCGCTCGGCGCACAAACCCGAAGCGATAGCGATACCCAGTTCATCCGCAGTAACCTGCAGGAAGCGAAGTGGCTGATTAAAAGCCTGGAAAGCCGTAATGAAACTCTACTGAAAGTGTCACGCTGTATCGTAGAACAGCAGCAGGCATTTTTTGATAATGGCGCTGAGTTCATGAAACCGATGGTGCTGGCCGATATCGCCCAGCAGGTCGAAATGCATGAATCCACCATCTCGCGTGTAACAACGCAGAAGTTTCTGCACAGCCCGCGAGGCATATTTGAACTGAAATATTTCTTCTCGAGTCACGTCAGCACCGAAGACGGCGGCGAAGCCTCCTCAACGGCAATCCGTGCTCTCGTGAAGAAACTCGTTGCGGCGGAGAATCCTGCCAAACCGTTAAGCGACAGCAAGCTAGCGACCTTGCTTGCCGATCAGGGTATTATGGTTGCCAGACGTACCGTTGCTAAATACCGAGAGTCTTTGTCCATCCCACCGTCAAACCAACGCAAACAATTGGTTTGA
- the hpf gene encoding ribosome hibernation promoting factor: MQLNITGHHVEITEALREFVTTKFGKLEQYFDRINQVYVVLSVEKIQHIAEATVHINGGELHATSEQLDMYAAIDTLVDKLARQLNKHKDKLKQH, translated from the coding sequence ATGCAGCTCAACATTACCGGACATCATGTCGAAATTACCGAGGCTTTGCGCGAATTCGTCACCACTAAATTTGGCAAGCTAGAGCAATATTTTGACCGAATAAATCAGGTTTATGTGGTACTGAGCGTGGAGAAAATCCAGCACATTGCGGAAGCAACGGTACATATTAACGGCGGTGAGCTGCATGCTACCTCGGAGCAGCTAGATATGTATGCTGCGATTGATACTCTGGTTGATAAACTGGCGCGCCAGCTCAATAAACATAAAGACAAATTGAAACAACACTAG
- the ptsN gene encoding PTS IIA-like nitrogen regulatory protein PtsN yields MSNDLTMPLTSVLSPECTRNAVHCSSKKRALEIISELAAAQLNLPPQIVFDAILTRERMGSTGIGNGIAIPHGKLEEDTLRAIAVFIHLEQPISFDAIDNQPVDLLFALLVPADQCKTHLQTLAIMAQKLADKGVCRQLRSAQSDDELYKIITE; encoded by the coding sequence ATGAGTAACGATTTAACTATGCCATTAACCTCCGTACTGAGTCCGGAGTGCACGCGCAATGCGGTTCACTGTTCCAGTAAGAAACGTGCTCTGGAAATCATCAGCGAACTCGCAGCTGCACAGCTGAACCTGCCACCACAGATCGTCTTTGATGCGATCTTAACGCGTGAGCGTATGGGGAGCACCGGCATTGGCAACGGCATTGCGATTCCTCACGGCAAGCTTGAGGAAGACACCCTGCGAGCTATTGCGGTTTTCATTCATCTAGAACAGCCGATAAGCTTTGACGCTATCGATAATCAGCCCGTCGACCTATTGTTTGCCTTGCTGGTTCCCGCTGACCAATGCAAAACCCACTTACAAACTCTCGCGATTATGGCGCAGAAATTGGCCGATAAAGGTGTATGCCGCCAATTACGCAGCGCGCAAAGCGATGATGAGCTGTACAAAATCATTACAGAATAA
- the rapZ gene encoding RNase adapter RapZ: MVLMIVSGRSGSGKSVALRALEDMGFYCVDNLPVELLPNLARSLADRGTSAAVSIDVRNMPESPEVLETAMDSLPDSFSPQLLFLDADRNTLIRRYSDTRRLHPLSTKNLSLESAIDEESDLLEPLRSRADLIIDTSEMSVHELAEMLRTRLLGKRERELTMVFESFGFKHGIPIDADYVFDVRFLPNPHWDPKLRPMTGLDKPVAAFLDRHTEVHNFIYQTRSYLEQWLPMLETNNRSYLTVAIGCTGGKHRSVYVAEQLADYFRSRGKNVQSRHRTLEKRK; encoded by the coding sequence ATGGTGCTGATGATTGTCAGCGGCCGTTCCGGTTCAGGGAAATCCGTTGCGTTACGTGCGCTTGAAGACATGGGATTTTATTGTGTAGACAATCTTCCCGTTGAGCTCTTGCCGAATTTAGCTCGCTCTCTGGCCGATCGCGGAACCTCCGCCGCCGTCAGTATTGACGTGCGTAACATGCCAGAATCTCCAGAAGTTTTGGAAACAGCGATGGACAGTCTGCCTGACAGCTTCTCTCCACAGTTGCTGTTTCTAGATGCCGATCGTAATACGCTAATCCGCCGATACAGCGATACCCGTCGTCTGCACCCTCTCTCGACTAAAAATCTGTCGCTCGAAAGCGCCATTGATGAAGAGAGTGATTTGCTGGAGCCACTACGCTCACGCGCCGATCTTATTATTGATACGTCCGAAATGTCGGTACATGAACTGGCTGAAATGTTGCGTACACGCCTGCTTGGCAAACGTGAGCGTGAACTGACGATGGTGTTTGAATCATTTGGTTTCAAGCACGGTATTCCGATTGATGCCGATTATGTCTTCGACGTTCGCTTTCTACCAAACCCGCACTGGGATCCCAAACTACGCCCAATGACAGGTTTAGATAAACCGGTTGCTGCATTTTTAGATCGTCATACCGAAGTGCATAACTTTATTTATCAGACCCGCAGCTATTTGGAACAATGGCTGCCAATGCTGGAAACCAACAACCGCAGCTATCTCACGGTAGCCATCGGCTGTACCGGCGGCAAACATCGTTCTGTTTATGTGGCTGAACAGCTTGCAGACTATTTCCGTTCACGCGGGAAAAACGTGCAATCTCGTCACCGTACGCTAGAAAAACGTAAATAG
- the npr gene encoding PTS phosphocarrier protein NPr: protein MTVKQTVEIKNRLGMHARPAMKLFELVQGFDAEVLLRNESGVEAEASSVIALLMLDSAQGGHIEVQAEGPDEDKALEAVISLFEAGFDED, encoded by the coding sequence ATGACCGTTAAGCAAACCGTGGAAATCAAAAATCGTCTGGGCATGCATGCTCGCCCAGCGATGAAATTGTTTGAACTGGTTCAAGGCTTTGATGCTGAAGTATTGCTACGTAATGAAAGCGGCGTTGAAGCCGAAGCCAGCAGCGTTATCGCACTTCTGATGTTAGATTCCGCTCAAGGCGGTCATATTGAGGTTCAGGCCGAAGGGCCGGATGAAGATAAAGCGTTAGAAGCCGTGATTTCGCTGTTTGAAGCTGGGTTTGATGAAGACTAG